In Candidatus Binatus sp., the DNA window TGACAGATGCCGATAGACCTGCGATTTGATCACGGCGATCGAGCGCGGCGAAACGTTCGCGGCAAGATCGCGCACGTAGGCGCAGGCCTCATCGACTACGCGATCTGCCGGCACGACGCGATCGACGAAACCGATACGGAGCGCTTCGGCAGAATCGATGCGCCGCGAACTCCAGAGCAGATCGAGCGCGCGGCTCGGACCGACGAGGCGCGGCAGAATCCAACTGGTGCCGTGCTCCGCGATCAGTCCGCGCTTCGAAAAGGCCGTGGTGAAGCTCGCAGTCTCGGCGGCGAACCGCAGATCGCACATCATCGCGAGCACGAAACCGCCGCCGGCGGCGACGCCGTTGATGGCAGCGATCACCGGTTTCGGAATCCGCAGCAGGTAGCTGAACAGCGCGGGCATCTCGTCGGCCGGCGGGCTCGCGTCGCCGTCGCTGGCCGGCTCCTCGCCCGACGTGGAGCGCGCTAGATCGGTGGTGTCGAGGCCAGCGCTGAAAGCGCGGCCGGTGCCGGTCACGACGATCCCGACGGCGGATTCGTCGGCGCCGGCGCGCCGAATTGCGTCGCGAATTTGGTCGATCATGCGGAAAGTGAAGGCGTTGAGTTTTTCGGGACGATCGAGGCGCACGACGGCGACCGCATCATTGAATTCCAAACTGACATTCGATTGCTCGGCTGCCACGCGATACCCTCCGACGGCCGATCCGCAAAAGATGGACGGCCTGTGATCTTGCTACAACTGATTCACCTGCATTTACAAGTTGCATCCGTATTTGCAAGTTGCGCGGCGGCGCCGGTGCGAAGTACGCTGACGCCTTTGATGAGAGGTAATCGCAAGTGACAAAGCTACTCGAGCAATTTGATTTCAGCGGCAAGGTCGTGGTGATCACCGGCGGCAGCCGCGGACTTGGTCATTCGATGGCGCTGGGATTCGCTGAATTGGGCGCGAAGGTCGCCGTCGCAAGCCGCAAGCTCGATTCGTGCGAGCAGACGGTCAAGGAAATCCGCGCGCTCGGCAGCGACGCGTCGGCGCACGCGATGCATGTCGGAAAATGGTCGGATTGCGATCGCCTCTTTGAGGAAGTTTATGCGCGCTGGGGCCGCGCCGACGTGCTGATCAATAACGCCGGCTTGTCGCCACTTGCACCGTCGCTGCTCGAGACAAACGAGGAGTTATTCGACAAGGTGATCGGCGTGAATCTCAAAGGACCATTTCGATTGTCGGCGCTCTTCGGATCGCGGATGGTGGCGGGCGACGGCGGCGCGATCATCAATGTGTCGTCCACCGCTTCGATTCGACCCGGCGCGGATACGGCGCCCTACTCCGCATCGAAGGCCGGGCTGAACGCGTTGACGATCGCTCTCGCGCAGGAATACGGGCCGAAGGTTCGCGTCAATTGCATCATCCCTGGACCTTTTCATACCGATATAAGCAAAGGATGGTCGCGTACGGAGGAGTTCACGCGTCGGGCGCGTGCGAATTTCCCGCTGCAGCGTGCGGGTGAGCCCGACGAAATCGTGGGCGCGGCGATCTACTTCGCGAGTCCCGCGGCGAGTTTCACCACCGGCACGACGCTGGTGATCGACGGCGGTTCCTCGAGTCCGTTCGTCAAGACGCCGCACGAGTAAGCGGGCGCCTCGCTAGTCGCGATAGAACGTATCGACGATCGCGGCGTGGTACTCGGCGAGCCGATTGCCGCCGACGAAATATTGCGGCGGCGAGAGCGTCATCGAATCGGCGTACTGCCACATTTTCTCGACGCGTTCGCGCGCGTCGTCGGGCGTGCCCGCGATCGCGAAGGTCGTGACCATCTCGTCGGGAACAGCTTTGAGCATCGCGGCAGAATCGTTGCGCTGCGCGGCCTCGATCACCGCGTTCGCCTCGGCGCCGAATCCGTGCGCCGCGTAGTATTTCTGATACTGCGCTATACTCGAATAGAAGGCGACCGTGCCGCGCATATCATCGATCGCCTGCTTGCGATTAGGCGCGACCGCGGCGTAGTTCCACAAATTCACGTGGAACTGATCGCGCTTGCGGCCCGCCTCGACGAGCGTTTTTTCGAGGCGTTGCGCTTGCTCTGCAATCCAGCGCATCGACCAAACCGGATGACCGAGCAATCCGTCGGCGACGCGCGCCGAGAGCAGCACGGTATTTTCGAACAGCGCGGGCACATAGATCGGTATCGAAGTGCGCGCCGGTTTCCGATTGCTGACGCCGGTCAGATCGAGCTTGTGATACTTGCCGTCGAGCGCGCGGAGTTCGCCGGTGTGGCCGCGCTCGACGATCGCGCGGACGGTCTGCACGACTTCGCGCAGATGCTCGACCGGTTTGCCGTACACGATTCCATGCGCGCGTTCGTTCCAGGTGCGCACGCCGGTGCCGAGTCCGAGCACGACGCGGCCGCCGCTGATGCGATCGAGGTCGAGCGCGCTGAGCGCGGTCTCGGTAGGGCTCCGCGTGAACGCGAGCGCGATCCCGGTGCCCAGCTTGATCCGTTTGCTGGCCATCGCGATCGCGGCCAGCGTCACGAACGGCGGCGAGTGCAGTTGCGGTACCCACACGCCGTCGAGCTCGAGTTCCTCGAAGCGCCGCACCGTCGATTCGATCTCGGTGGCGGGCATCGCCTGGATGATCTCCCAATATTTGCGCTTCATCTATATCCTCGACAGTTCCGCGCGCGATTCGATTCGCTGTGGATCATTTGCCCGCGAATTGTCCGGGCCGCCGTTCGGCGACCGCCTTGACGCCTTCGCGATGATCTTCGGTTTTCGACAGCCAGTTCTGCTCGACGAATTCGAGATCGGTTTGCGCCTTCACCGCCTCCGCGAGACCGCGGCGCATCGTGGCGCGAGTCGAGAGCACTGCGAGCGGCGCGTTCTCGGCGATTTCTTTCGCGAGTCCCGTCGCGGCTTCGCGCAGTCGCGCTGGTTCGACCAAAATATCGGCGAGTCCCCACGCGAGAGCCTCTTCGCCGGTGATTCGGCGGCCGGTGTAGAACATCAGGTTCGCGCGCTGCTGCCCGATCAGACGCGGCAGCGTGTGGGTCAAGCCAAAGCCGGGATGAATTCCGATTTTCACGAAGTTCGCGGCGAAACGCGCCTCCGGCGACGCGACCCGAAAATCGGCGACCAGCGCGAGTCCGAGGCCGCCGCCGATCGCAGCGCCCTGAATCGCGGCGACGACTGGCTTCTTGCACGCGAACAGCCGCACCCCTTCGGAATACAGCGGATTGCCGCTGGCAGGCGAGTCCGACCCGGCCGTGCTGCCGAACGAGCGCTGCGCGAAGTTGGCGCCCGCGCAAAATGATTTGCCTTCGGCTGACAGCACGATCGCGCGGCACGCCGGGTCGGCGTCGAGCGCGTTGAACGCGTCGGCGAGATTTCTGATCAACGCGACATCGAAAAAATTGTGCGGCGGCCGATGAATCTCGACCTGCGCCACAAATTCATTCAGCGCAACCGACACGTCGCCATACTTTTGTTCCGTCATGATGATTTCTCCTCGTTGGTAGTCGTGCTCATCGTTTGAGGCCGAGCAGATTGCGCGCGATGACCCATCGATGCACCTCTGACGGGCCTTCGTAGATGCGCATCGCGCGCACTTGCGACGCCATCAGTTGCAGCGGCATCTCCTTGGTCATGCCCATCGCGCCGAAAGTCTGCATCGCGTGATCGATGATGCTGGTCGCCATCTCGGTACCGAACACTTTGATCATCGACGCCTCGGTGCGCGCCTCGCGGCCTTCATCGATCTTCCACGCCGCATCGTAAGCCATCAGGCGGCAGGCGTGAATCTGCGTCGCGGCGTCGGCCACCCACCATTGAATCGCCTGGCGCTCCGAAAGCGGCGCGCCGAAAGTGCTGCGTTGCGGCGCATACTCGCAGATCATGTCGAGCGCTCGCTGCGAAAGTCCAACGCACCACGCGGCCATCTGCACGCGACGCGTCGAAAGCCGAAGCTGCATCGGTGCGAAGCCGCGGCCCAGTTCGCCGAGCAGCTTGGACGCGGGCACGCGACAATCCTCGAGTACGATCTCATACGTGTAGATGCCGCCGATCATCGGAATCTTGCGCGCGATATTGAATCCGGGCGTGCCCTTGTCGATCAGGAATGCCGAGATGCCGCCGCGCGTGCCCGCGCTCTTGTCGGTAACCGCCATCAGGATCGTGAAGTCGGCATCGGCGGCGCGGCTAACCCAGATTTTGCGCCCGTTGATCACCCACGAATCGCCGTCGCGCACCGCGCGCGTTTTCATCGAGGCAGGATCGGCGCCGGCGCCCGCTTCCGAAATTCCGATCGCCGAGGTCATCTCGCCGCGTGCGTACGGCTCGAGATATTGCGCGCGCTGCTCTGCGTTGGCCGTCGCGAGCAGCATCCTGAGATTCGGCGAATCGGGCGGCAGCGTGTAGGGCGTGACGGTGCGGCCGATTTCCTCGTTGACGCCGTTCATCGCTACCATCGGCAGATCCGAGCCGCCGACTTCCTTCGGCGCGTCGAGACCCCAGAGGCCGAGCTCGTGAGATTTCCGATCGACGCGCTCGCGTTCCGCCGCCGACAGCACCGTTCCGCCGCCCGCGGCTTCGCGTTCGAGCACGCTTTTTTCGAGCGGGATCAGTTCGTCGTCCACGAAACGGCGCACCAGATCCTGCAACATCCGATGCTCTTCACTCAGCGCAAAATCCATTTCTCCACCTGAACGCGCGGCGTCGCCCCCGCGTTATCGCGGCAGTCCGACCAATTGACGGCCCATGATGACGCGCTGAATCTGGCCGGTGCCTTCTACGATGTTCAACGCCTTCACGTCGCGATAGAGCTTCTCGATCAAATGATCGCCGCGCGCGCCGACCACCCCGAGCAACTCCATCGCCAGCGTCGCGATATCCTGTGCGATTTCCGCCGCGTACACTTTGCCCATCGACGCCTCGACGATATTGGGCTTGCCCTGGTCCGCGAGCCAGGCCGATTTCAGCACCATCAGCCACGCCGCGCGGAGTTTGCGCTGAAACAGTTCGAGGCGATCGCGCACGCGCACCTGTTTCACAAGATCGTTCGCGCGCGCGAAGGCGATCGATTCGTCCAGCGCGGCGCGCGCAATCCCGATCGCGCTCGCGGCGACGCCGGGCCGCGATGCGTTCAGGGTGCTCATTGTCGATTTGTAACCTTTCGAACTTTTTTCGCCGCCGTCGGATTTCTCCGCCGAGCGGCCAGCTTCGCCGAGCAGATTGTTTTCCGGGATACGGCACTCCTCGAGCGTGAACGAGGTGGACTCGTACGCCTTGAGGCCCATTTTCTTTTCAATTTTGAAGCCGCCGAGCCCGGGCGTTCCCTGCTCGACAAAAAACGCGCGCTGTCCCGAGCGGCCTTTCTCCGGATCCGCGTTGGCCTGCACCAGGATCCAATCGGCGCGGCTGGCGTTGCCGATAAAACACTTGGCGCCCGTGAGGATCCAATGTTTTCCGTCGCGGCGCGCGCGCGTCTTGAAGTTCGCGGTGTCGGAACCGCCGCCTGGCTCGGTCAGCGCGAAACTCGCCCAGCGCGGTCGATCGGGCTTGAGGAACGGACCGAGAAATCGCTCTTTTTGCTCCTCGGTCGCGGACGCCAGCACGATTCCCTCCGGCAGGCCGACGCCAGGATTGGCAATCGTCATGCCGCGATCCCAGTACGAAATCTCTTCGCCGATGATCACGCTTTTCAGCACGCCACCGCCCGACGATCCGCGCGCCGGCTCCGCGCCCGGTCCATGCCATCGCGTGCGCCCTCCCCCGTGCTCGAGGTAGCGCCGAAAATACGGGTGATCTATTGGCAAGGGAGCGCCATTGCGATCGGCTTCGAGGCCGGCCGGACGCACTTCACGCTCGCCCCATTCGCGCGTCTCTTCGATCTCTCGACGCAACTCTTTATCTATTTCGAAATCCATGTTCGTCCGCCCCGGCTCCAGGAACTGAGTATATTGGCATTAGTCAGTTGACTATTCGAGAAATTTGCCGGCGTCATCGCGCGCGCGATCGATACCGCCCATCCAGAGGCCCAGCGCCCGCGACTCGCGCATCGCCTTTTCGACCGGATAATCCTGCATGAAGCCGTGGCCGCCGAGAATCTGCACGCCGTTGGGCCCGATAAATCGCGACGCCTCGACTGCTTCGACGAACGCAGCGGCGGCGTGCTGCGTGCCGTCCTCGCCGCTATCGATTTTCAGCGCCGCATCGTGCACCAGCAAGCGTACGCTCTCGACTGCGGTGTACATATCAACGATCAGAAACGCCAATCCCTGGTGATGCGCGATCGGACGCCCGAATGCTTCGCGGTTCATCGCATAGTTGCGCGAAAACTCGCTCGCACCGCGGAGCACGCCGAGCAGCAGCGACGCGGCATAGAGTCGGGCCTTTGCCAGCGCTTGTGCCGCCTTGCGCGGATCCTGCCACTGCGCGATCACGGGCGCGTGCTCAAGCCTGAGCGACGCGCTGCCCGCCGCGCGCAAACCGCTGCCGCGCAAGGGCTGCAGCGAACTTCCGTGCTCGACGACGCGCGCGCCGGTGTCGCTCAGGATAACGACCAGGTCGGCGCGACCGCTCGGAATCCACGGCACCGCGCCCGACACGCGGCCATGCTCGACGTCGAACGTGCTGTCGGATTCGAGCACCAGCACCGCGCGCTTGCCCTCTGTCTCGACAATCGGCCGCGCGAATTGAGCGAGCGCATTCAGACCGCCGAACGCCTCGAGCGCGTAAAAGGCGGGGCCCAGCCGATCGAGCGCGAGCGCCGCGCCCGGATCGACCGCACCCATCTCCTCGTTGACGAGCACCCGCGCGAGCATCCCGAGGCCGCTGCCGCCGAGGCTTTCCGGCAACTCGAGCCGATCGAAGCCCGCCATCGCAAATTCTCGCGAGACTTCGCCGTCAACGCGCCGGTCCGATTCGAACGTCCTGATCTTGGGCAGTACCCGTTCATTCGAAAAACTGCGGATAGTATCGACTATCAGTTCGAGATCCTCGTTCAGTGAGAAATCAATCATATTTGTGAACCCGTTTAGTATATAAATGGCTACGCAACGCAATAGCTATTTGAATTTTAACTTGATTAGTCACTTCAGAATGTCGGCAAATGCTGGATGTCTTTGTATTTGTAGTAGCCGGGACCGACGCCATACTCCATGATTCCGAAGCCGGTATCGTTGCCGCATCGCCATTCGATCAGGTGATCGCTGAGCGTGCTCGCCTCGCGCAAAATCGCCGGATCGTTCAAATCCCAGACTTCGTGCTCGCAGTAGTATTCGCCGCGGCTATCGCCTTGCTGCCAGCCGCGATACCCGCCGTAGCCGCCGCCTTTCAGATGCCATCGCGGTGGATGCGAGACGAACGATACGTGCCGCGACTCGCCGTTTTCGAAAAACAAATCTATATCGCCGCTTTTCAGAGTTTGCACGACGCCTGAGGTCTCCCAGCGAAACTCTTGCTCGGTCCGCTCGAGAATCCACCCAGGCTCGATCTTCGTGCCGAGCGGTCGAGCGATTTCGCCGGTGAAATAGCTGTAGCGGCCCGCCTTGCGTTCGACGAAGCGCCAGTGAAGCGCGTAGTCGGCGAACTGCGCGACCGACCAACTAAACAAAAAGGGCGCGAACTTCGTTTGGTTCGAAGCCGCGCTATCGGTTCTGAGTGGCCGCCGCGTGCCCCATGATCGATCGCGATGACTCCACCAGTTGCTCTCCGTCATCGCCACTTGCTTGCCCGGAATCCGCAACTGCCCGCGCGCGCGCCCGACCTGGTCGAAGCGCGATATATCCTGCACGACGCGGCCATTGCTGCGGCGAAAATCGTGCTCCTCTTCATGCGGATTCATCGTCGCGGTCCACTCGATATCGAAGCTGATGCCGGACGGATTCTCGTCCAGCCTCATCCGAAAGCGCCTCAGGCCCTCGAGTATCTCAATCGACAGCGGACCGATTTTGATGTCGTAGGGATTTGGACGCAGAGTACGCGAAGCTCGAAAATTATGCTGCTTCCCTTGATGCCACACCGTGGCGAAGCCGTCCTGCACGTTGCGGTTCGGATACTGCCCGATGCCGCAGCCGACGATCATGTCCTTGTTGGTCACGTCGTAGAGGCTGATATAAACGCGCTCGGTCCAGCTCGGATCGCTGGTGTAAACGTGATCCATCGTGGTGGGCAGTTGATGACAAAGGAACTCGTCCCACGGCGTCAGCATCTACTCATTCTCCATCCGCACTGTGTAATCGCTCAATACTCACTTGAATACTCTGTCAAAAGCCGAGCGCTTTTGCCGCCATATCAAGCACGACCGGAACTGAGTATGTAGTACGGGCGAGCCGCAAATCCTTGTTCCGGCCGTCGGCGAAGAGACTCGAAGCGCTGATCCAGAACGCGGTGCTCCGCATCATGTAGAGGATTTCATAATAGCGGCAGACGTCGAGATCGATTTCGAGGCCGGTGAGCCGCTGATAGTGTTCGAGAAAGAACTCGCGCTCGACGACGCATGAAAGAAGCGGCGAGCCTTCCCGGTTCAGGTCCGAGAGGACGTAGGCGACGTCATACATCGGGTCGCCGATGACTTGGAGTTCCCAATCGATTACGGCGGCGATCGCATCGTCGCGTATGATCAAATTACCAGTGCGATACGCGCCGTGTACGAAGGCAAGGCGCTGCGCGGCTGGGGCGTTGGCCTTCAGCCACATCAATAGTTCGGTCAGGACAGGTTCGGGCTTATGATTGGACTCCGCGATCAGCGCTTCCCATTTGGCAATTTCGCGGAGGACGAAATCCCTGCCGGCGCCGGGCACGCCGAGAAACTCGAGGCCCGCGGCGCGCCAATCGAGATTGTGGAGTTTGGCCAGGGTCTCGACAAAACTTAGGGGTAATTTTCCGCGACGCGCGGCATCCGCATAAATCTGTTTGCCGGCTCGCGACCACGGATTCGGGACCTCGCCTTCGATTTTCTCCATTATGAAAAACGGGCCGCCGAGCAGCGCGGGATCGTCTTCGTACCAATAGACGCGGGGCGTCGGCACGTCAGTCGCCTCGAGCGCTTTGAGCACCCGATACTGGATTTTGAGGTCGGAAAATTCGCGCAGCAGCGCCGCACCGGGATCCTTGCGAAGGCACATCCCGCGTTCGATCGTGTCGCCGTTCTCCCGCCAGCGCGCTTTGAAGACGTAGATTTCGTGCGACCATCCGCCCGCCAGATGAGTCAATTCGCTGAGCGTGATATCGCGCGCGTCGGGCATTTTCGCCTGCAAAAAGTCGCGGATTGTCTCCGTTGTCGAGTGCTTAGGGTTCACCTTGCAATCAGCCTTTTTTCGGCGCGGCGATTTTCAAGTCCTGATCGAGGAGTTCACGGAGCGCCTGTCGAATCCGGCGATTCGCGCTCGTGAAAATTTCCTCGCCGAGCATTTCGCGCCGTGCGTAGAGTCGTTCGATTGCGTTGCAGAGGCGCGCTTCCGGATTGTCGCCGTCGACATTCGCGGCGTCGGAGCTATCGAACAATTTTGCGAGATCTGCAAACACCGATTCGAGCGCGGCGTGCTTGGCGGTTGCGATATCACTCCGTTCCGTTACTTGCTGCGAGAGAAATTCCAGAATCACGGCGGCCATGAATGCCTGCGACTTTGGATAAGGTTCCGCAATCGCCGGCGCGATTACTGTGCGCAGCGAACTGATTACTTCATCGAGCAGTCGTTTCGCGGGAAGCATGCCGGATATTACGAATGAATGCGCCGGAAAAACAAATTCGATCTTCGCGGCGCCGGACCGACGCTGCTTGACAACTTGAGATTGCGTTGAATAGTTCTCAGGCTCACATTCGTTCCCAGCGAACACGGAAGATGATGAATACTATCAAAGACAAGGTCGCGATCTGCGGAATCGGCGAAACCAAATACTACAAACGCGGCACCGCGCCGGTGCCGGAATTTCGCCTCGCCTGCGAAGCGATCATCAAGGCCGCCGGCGACGCGGGTATCGCTGTTACCGACATCGACGGATTCGCGTCGTACAGCAACGAGCGCAACGACGCATCGCGCGTGGCGACCGCGCTCGGGCTGCCGCATTTTTCATTCTCGAATATGTTCTGGGGCGGCGGCGGTGGCGGAGGTTCGGGCGCAGTCGCCAATGCAGCGGCGGCGGTCGCGGCTGGCTATGCGAAATACGTGGTCGTGTTTCGCGCGCTGGCGCAGGGACAGTTCGGGCGCTTCGGACAGGCCGCCCCCGCAAAATCGATCTCGGGCGACTTCGCATACACGTTGCCATACGGATTGATGTCGCCGGCGCAGATGTTCGCGATGCGTGTGCGCCGTTTCATGCATGAGCATCATGTGGAGCAGGAAGCCTTCGCCGCGGTGGCGCTCGCGGCCTATCATCATGCGCAATACAATCCACGCGCGGTGATGTACGGGCGTCCGCTCACGCGTGAGGCTTACTACGAGTCGCGCTGGATCGTCGAGCCGTTTCATCTTTATGATTGCTGCCTCGAAAATGACGGCGCCGCGGCGTGCATCGTCACGACTGCTGAGCGCGCGCGCGATCTAAAGCCAAAGCCCGCGTACCTGATGGCGGCGGCGCAGGGTTCCGACTATCGGCAAAACGCGCCCGCGCACAATGCTCCCGATTACGCGACCTCGAATTTCAAGACGCTCGCGCCGCGACTGTTCGAGATGGCGGAAATCGGGCCGCAGGATGTGGACGTCTTGCAGGCCTACGAGAATTTCACCGGCGGCGTGGTGATGAGCCTGGTCGAGCACGGTTTCTGCGATGCCGACGCGGTGATGGGTTTTTGCACCTACGAAAATTTCGCGTGGCCGAACGGCAAGCTGCCGCTGAATACGAGCGGCGGCAATCTGGCTGAGTGCTACATGCACGGACTCGAACTGGTGCTCGAGGCGGTCCGGCAGGTGCGCGGCACTTCGACTTGTCAGGTGAAGGACGCCGAGATTTCGATGGTCGTGTCCGGACCGATGGTGACGCCAGTCAGCAGCCTGATTTTGCATGGTTGAGGAATTAACGATGCCCAGCGAACAGCACGCGACAAAATACGCACTGCCAGAAGGACTTCCCGCTCCTCAGGCAACGCGCGACGGTCTCGATAAAGAATTCTGGGAGGCCGCGAGGCGGCATCAACTGGTGGTGCAGCGATGCAACGAATGCGCGACGTTTCAGTTCGGCCCCGAGTGGATTTGTCATCACTGCCGCTCGAGCAATGTCGGATGGGAGCGTGTGTCGGGACGCGGGCGGGTCTATAGCTGGGAGCGCGTGTGGCATCCGGTGCATCCGGCGCTGCGCGACGCGTGCCCGTACATGGTGGTGCTGGTCGAATTGCCCGACGCGGGAAACGTGCGAATGGTCGGCAATCTCATTGGCGACGCGCGCGAGGAACTGACTATTGGAACTACAGTCGAAGTAGTATTCGAAGATCACGAACAAGGATTTACGCTGGTGCAGTGGAAGCGAGCGTAACGTCACGCGCGCGCGCAATCGAATCAAGGAGCAGCTCAATGGCCGGTCCGCTTAGCGGAATCAAGGTACTCGATCTCACCAAGCTCGCGCCCGGACCGTATTGCACGATGATACTGGGCGACATGGGCGCCGACATCATCAAGATCGAAGAGCCGGGTCCGCCGACTGGGCGCCGCGCAGAACAGGCTGGCGGAGCGAAGCGAATGGATACCGGCGGCGACGGTCCCTCGTTCAACGCGCTGAGTCGCAATAAGCGATCGATCGGGATCAATTTCAAGAGCGAAGCGGGGAGGCAAGTCTATTTTCGGCTGGCCGATCAGGCCGACGTGGTGGTCGAGGAGTATCGTCCGGGCGTCGCGGATCGACTAGGGATTGGTTACAGCATACTGTCGGTGCGCAATCCGAGGCTGATCTACTGCGCGATCACCGGCTTCGGGCAGACGGGGCCATATCGCAATCTGGTCGGCCACGACATCAACTACATCGCGACTGCGGGCGTGCTGTCGTTGATGGGCCGCGATGCCGACGGGCCACCGACGATTCCGCACAACTTGATCGCCG includes these proteins:
- a CDS encoding enoyl-CoA hydratase-related protein, which translates into the protein MAAEQSNVSLEFNDAVAVVRLDRPEKLNAFTFRMIDQIRDAIRRAGADESAVGIVVTGTGRAFSAGLDTTDLARSTSGEEPASDGDASPPADEMPALFSYLLRIPKPVIAAINGVAAGGGFVLAMMCDLRFAAETASFTTAFSKRGLIAEHGTSWILPRLVGPSRALDLLWSSRRIDSAEALRIGFVDRVVPADRVVDEACAYVRDLAANVSPRSIAVIKSQVYRHLSLGMEPAIRDADVSMREALVHPDSTEGVASFVERRPPRFLRLRGEKI
- a CDS encoding acyl-CoA dehydrogenase family protein, whose protein sequence is MDFALSEEHRMLQDLVRRFVDDELIPLEKSVLEREAAGGGTVLSAAERERVDRKSHELGLWGLDAPKEVGGSDLPMVAMNGVNEEIGRTVTPYTLPPDSPNLRMLLATANAEQRAQYLEPYARGEMTSAIGISEAGAGADPASMKTRAVRDGDSWVINGRKIWVSRAADADFTILMAVTDKSAGTRGGISAFLIDKGTPGFNIARKIPMIGGIYTYEIVLEDCRVPASKLLGELGRGFAPMQLRLSTRRVQMAAWCVGLSQRALDMICEYAPQRSTFGAPLSERQAIQWWVADAATQIHACRLMAYDAAWKIDEGREARTEASMIKVFGTEMATSIIDHAMQTFGAMGMTKEMPLQLMASQVRAMRIYEGPSEVHRWVIARNLLGLKR
- a CDS encoding enoyl-CoA hydratase/isomerase family protein, producing MTEQKYGDVSVALNEFVAQVEIHRPPHNFFDVALIRNLADAFNALDADPACRAIVLSAEGKSFCAGANFAQRSFGSTAGSDSPASGNPLYSEGVRLFACKKPVVAAIQGAAIGGGLGLALVADFRVASPEARFAANFVKIGIHPGFGLTHTLPRLIGQQRANLMFYTGRRITGEEALAWGLADILVEPARLREAATGLAKEIAENAPLAVLSTRATMRRGLAEAVKAQTDLEFVEQNWLSKTEDHREGVKAVAERRPGQFAGK
- a CDS encoding acyl-CoA dehydrogenase family protein, which codes for MDFEIDKELRREIEETREWGEREVRPAGLEADRNGAPLPIDHPYFRRYLEHGGGRTRWHGPGAEPARGSSGGGVLKSVIIGEEISYWDRGMTIANPGVGLPEGIVLASATEEQKERFLGPFLKPDRPRWASFALTEPGGGSDTANFKTRARRDGKHWILTGAKCFIGNASRADWILVQANADPEKGRSGQRAFFVEQGTPGLGGFKIEKKMGLKAYESTSFTLEECRIPENNLLGEAGRSAEKSDGGEKSSKGYKSTMSTLNASRPGVAASAIGIARAALDESIAFARANDLVKQVRVRDRLELFQRKLRAAWLMVLKSAWLADQGKPNIVEASMGKVYAAEIAQDIATLAMELLGVVGARGDHLIEKLYRDVKALNIVEGTGQIQRVIMGRQLVGLPR
- a CDS encoding phosphotransferase family protein; amino-acid sequence: MPDARDITLSELTHLAGGWSHEIYVFKARWRENGDTIERGMCLRKDPGAALLREFSDLKIQYRVLKALEATDVPTPRVYWYEDDPALLGGPFFIMEKIEGEVPNPWSRAGKQIYADAARRGKLPLSFVETLAKLHNLDWRAAGLEFLGVPGAGRDFVLREIAKWEALIAESNHKPEPVLTELLMWLKANAPAAQRLAFVHGAYRTGNLIIRDDAIAAVIDWELQVIGDPMYDVAYVLSDLNREGSPLLSCVVEREFFLEHYQRLTGLEIDLDVCRYYEILYMMRSTAFWISASSLFADGRNKDLRLARTTYSVPVVLDMAAKALGF
- a CDS encoding acyl-CoA dehydrogenase family protein → MIDFSLNEDLELIVDTIRSFSNERVLPKIRTFESDRRVDGEVSREFAMAGFDRLELPESLGGSGLGMLARVLVNEEMGAVDPGAALALDRLGPAFYALEAFGGLNALAQFARPIVETEGKRAVLVLESDSTFDVEHGRVSGAVPWIPSGRADLVVILSDTGARVVEHGSSLQPLRGSGLRAAGSASLRLEHAPVIAQWQDPRKAAQALAKARLYAASLLLGVLRGASEFSRNYAMNREAFGRPIAHHQGLAFLIVDMYTAVESVRLLVHDAALKIDSGEDGTQHAAAAFVEAVEASRFIGPNGVQILGGHGFMQDYPVEKAMRESRALGLWMGGIDRARDDAGKFLE
- a CDS encoding LLM class flavin-dependent oxidoreductase; translated protein: MKRKYWEIIQAMPATEIESTVRRFEELELDGVWVPQLHSPPFVTLAAIAMASKRIKLGTGIALAFTRSPTETALSALDLDRISGGRVVLGLGTGVRTWNERAHGIVYGKPVEHLREVVQTVRAIVERGHTGELRALDGKYHKLDLTGVSNRKPARTSIPIYVPALFENTVLLSARVADGLLGHPVWSMRWIAEQAQRLEKTLVEAGRKRDQFHVNLWNYAAVAPNRKQAIDDMRGTVAFYSSIAQYQKYYAAHGFGAEANAVIEAAQRNDSAAMLKAVPDEMVTTFAIAGTPDDARERVEKMWQYADSMTLSPPQYFVGGNRLAEYHAAIVDTFYRD
- a CDS encoding SDR family NAD(P)-dependent oxidoreductase, coding for MTKLLEQFDFSGKVVVITGGSRGLGHSMALGFAELGAKVAVASRKLDSCEQTVKEIRALGSDASAHAMHVGKWSDCDRLFEEVYARWGRADVLINNAGLSPLAPSLLETNEELFDKVIGVNLKGPFRLSALFGSRMVAGDGGAIINVSSTASIRPGADTAPYSASKAGLNALTIALAQEYGPKVRVNCIIPGPFHTDISKGWSRTEEFTRRARANFPLQRAGEPDEIVGAAIYFASPAASFTTGTTLVIDGGSSSPFVKTPHE
- a CDS encoding Zn-ribbon domain-containing OB-fold protein, with protein sequence MPSEQHATKYALPEGLPAPQATRDGLDKEFWEAARRHQLVVQRCNECATFQFGPEWICHHCRSSNVGWERVSGRGRVYSWERVWHPVHPALRDACPYMVVLVELPDAGNVRMVGNLIGDAREELTIGTTVEVVFEDHEQGFTLVQWKRA